Proteins encoded by one window of Rhizobium sullae:
- the trbK gene encoding entry exclusion protein TrbK has product MSPRLIIGLALAGIVALSAGASWMLAQPRPEAQSGVGATAAEPANDARRRAHREKFFSGDPERDVRGGQEMKPRW; this is encoded by the coding sequence GTGAGCCCGCGTCTGATCATCGGCCTTGCATTGGCAGGGATCGTCGCGCTTTCCGCTGGTGCCAGCTGGATGCTCGCGCAGCCGCGACCAGAGGCGCAATCCGGCGTAGGTGCTACCGCCGCAGAGCCCGCCAACGACGCCAGGCGCCGGGCGCATCGCGAAAAGTTCTTCAGTGGCGACCCCGAACGGGATGTGCGCGGTGGACAGGAGATGAAAC
- the trbJ gene encoding P-type conjugative transfer protein TrbJ gives MLAIVAALALPAASIAGGVTGEATEFTQLANNAELVALVGKSAEQVNNQITQINQLAQQIQNQLSIYENMLQNTAQLPEHVWGQVENDLNRLQSIVGQGQGIAFSMGNIDDQLQQRFQSYAEMKSSLPSQASFSTTYQSWSDTNRDTIAGTLKAANLTAEQFSSEESTMSSLRSMSESADGQMKALQVGHEIATQEVAQMQKLRGLVSQQMTMMGTWYQSEQAQKDLAQARREKFFNAPEHDIRSGQTMEPRW, from the coding sequence ATGCTCGCCATTGTGGCAGCGTTGGCTCTGCCAGCTGCTAGTATCGCCGGGGGCGTCACTGGCGAAGCGACGGAGTTCACCCAGCTCGCCAACAATGCCGAGCTCGTCGCGCTGGTCGGCAAATCGGCCGAGCAGGTGAACAACCAGATCACCCAGATCAACCAGTTGGCGCAGCAGATCCAGAACCAGCTGAGTATCTACGAGAACATGCTGCAGAACACGGCGCAGTTGCCGGAGCATGTCTGGGGTCAGGTCGAAAACGATCTCAACCGGCTGCAGAGCATCGTCGGGCAGGGGCAGGGGATCGCGTTTTCGATGGGCAATATCGACGACCAGCTCCAGCAGCGGTTTCAGAGCTACGCCGAGATGAAGAGCAGCCTGCCCAGCCAGGCAAGCTTTTCGACCACCTACCAGTCCTGGTCGGACACCAACCGTGACACGATCGCCGGGACGCTGAAAGCCGCAAACCTCACCGCCGAGCAGTTTTCCAGCGAGGAATCCACCATGTCGTCGTTGCGCTCGATGTCCGAAAGCGCCGACGGGCAGATGAAGGCATTGCAGGTGGGCCATGAGATCGCCACCCAGGAGGTGGCGCAGATGCAGAAGCTCAGAGGCCTCGTCTCCCAGCAGATGACCATGATGGGCACATGGTATCAGTCAGAACAGGCCCAGAAGGATCTCGCCCAGGCGCGGCGTGAAAAGTTCTTCAACGCGCCTGAGCACGATATCCGCAGCGGCCAGACGATGGAGCCGCGCTGGTGA